The Rhodohalobacter sp. SW132 genomic sequence TAACGCACTTCATCAAAGTTTACGCAGAACAGGAGGATTTACAGATAATGAACTGGATAGGACCACAAGACTTGAGGATCCTGAGGAACGAAGGTTTTTACTCCAATGTATTTATCCGGATTTGTCGACAGAAAATATAGAACGGGATGAGCTTGGACGAAGAATTCGACAATACCAGGAAGAAAATTGCGGGAATCATGAAAACCCCTGTACGGTCACTGAGGTATGGGGCCAGGTTGTAGATCACAGTACTGGTGAACCCATTCCTGGGGCTACCATAATGGTAGAAGGAACCTCGCGTGGTGCAACAACAGATATGGAGGGAAATTTTTATTTAAATCTGGGTCAAGCTGGACAAACGCTAAGAGTCAATAATATAGGATACACAACTCAGAGAGTTGATATTTGTCATGAAGCAGAAATCCAGATAATGTTGCAGGAAAATGAACTTAGAACTGTGGGCATAAATGTAAACTTCTTAGATCGAAGAGAATTGGTGAGAATACTCGATCATCGAAATATAGGTACTGATGATGTGCAAAATGAAGAAGAAGCATTCACAAAGCTCAATTCTTCCGAAAGAGGTAATTCACTGACCAGGGAAGAATTACAATTTTTGAAAAATGACACACTGAAAAAAACGCTGGATGACAAAGGTATATCGTATTTATCGCAAGATAATAAAGATGATTTAGTTAATAAATTATTAAGAGGGTAACCAATGCCATCCCAAGAACATATCGTTAACCGGCAAATTCTGGACTTTTCATTTCCTTCCAGGCAGGCCGCGATGGATGGACAAAACAGGCTCAGTCAGATCTTTAAGCGAGATCTTATTCCCCTGATGCAGCAGGTGTTTGACGAGGTGGTTTCCCCGGATGATCACCTGAGAATCCGGCGGCTTGAGGTGGACCTGGGCGAACTATCAGCCGGTAACTTTGAGAAGGAGCTTGCCGGTAAACTCACCTCACAACTTGAGGATCAGCTTCGCAGGCACCTACAGTACGCTCAAACAAACAGGACCAGCGACCGGGCCAAATCTACCCAACTAAACGATCAAAATGCTGTAGAGGTGCGAATCGCATCATCTCAGCAAAAAGCGATTGAGTTATTTACAACCTTCATCCAAACAGGCCGATATCCCTGGTGGGCCGGGAAAACCACCGCAGCTTCCCCCGATCAGCTTGCCAGGTTGCTGGTCGATGAAAAAACCGGGGAATTTAAAACGCTTTTTACTACGCTTTACCAATCCGAAGTTTATAGCCGCAGGCTGATCCACCAGCTTTCAGACTCCACACTGGAACAGATTCTGCTGCTGGCCGGGAATCGTCTGCCGAACGCGAAGATTCGCTCTCTGATGGATGACTTGATGAAGCTTCACACCATTTCTTCGCTGGTTCCCCTGAACCGGGCCAATTTCAGGCTGCTGGTTTGGCGTACAGTTTTCGACATTTGGGTGGAAAAAGATGGCTATCAGAAACACATCCACCCTGAAAGATCAAAACCTGGTTCTACACCATCAGACAGGAAGAGAAACCAAATTAAAAAATCTCTGGAGTTTTTCCTGTTCTGTTTTTTAAACAAGCTTGCTGTTAGTTCCGGGAAAAAGCATCTCCAGCCTGGCCGACAACACTACCTGCAATTGCAGATCCGATTCCTGCAGCGCAGTGTGTCAGCCGCCGGCATGCAAGGAGGGCCACTCGGGAAGTTTCTACATTCAGTGAATTCTGTTAAACCGGCAGAATGGAAATCTATTGAGCAGGAAACTGGAATTCAGTATGATATCAGGGGAAAAGAAGCCTCAAAAGCGGGTAAACAGGTTCAGGATAGTTCTCAAAAAATGGATAAGGATAGAAAGATCGACTCAAAAACGGAGGTCGACCGACTCGAGGTTAAAAATGCCGGGCTGGTTCTGATCGCCCCGTTTCTTCCCATCTTTTTTGACACACTCGGTTTGCTGAAGGAGAAAGAATTTATCACCCCGCAGGCTGCTGAACAGGCCGCCCTCATCCTGCAGTA encodes the following:
- a CDS encoding contractile injection system tape measure protein encodes the protein MPSQEHIVNRQILDFSFPSRQAAMDGQNRLSQIFKRDLIPLMQQVFDEVVSPDDHLRIRRLEVDLGELSAGNFEKELAGKLTSQLEDQLRRHLQYAQTNRTSDRAKSTQLNDQNAVEVRIASSQQKAIELFTTFIQTGRYPWWAGKTTAASPDQLARLLVDEKTGEFKTLFTTLYQSEVYSRRLIHQLSDSTLEQILLLAGNRLPNAKIRSLMDDLMKLHTISSLVPLNRANFRLLVWRTVFDIWVEKDGYQKHIHPERSKPGSTPSDRKRNQIKKSLEFFLFCFLNKLAVSSGKKHLQPGRQHYLQLQIRFLQRSVSAAGMQGGPLGKFLHSVNSVKPAEWKSIEQETGIQYDIRGKEASKAGKQVQDSSQKMDKDRKIDSKTEVDRLEVKNAGLVLIAPFLPIFFDTLGLLKEKEFITPQAAEQAALILQYIVAGDTEMPEHELILNKILCGIDIDEPLPQHLDIGDREIDEVNNLLDSVIEHWSALNGTSVQGLRDTFINREGTLAPQQNGWKLFVERITPDVLIDRLPWSISIIKLPWTNEIIQTEW